One Megasphaera elsdenii DSM 20460 genomic window carries:
- the gyrA gene encoding DNA gyrase subunit A, which yields MDEQQVDKIVPVCLESEMQTSYIDYAMSVIITRALPDVRDGLKPVHRRILYAMHEAGMTPNKPYKKSARIVGEVLGKYHPHGDSSVYDATVRLAQDFSTRYPLVDGHGNFGSVDGDSAAAMRYTEVRMAKITGEMLEDIDKETVDFMPNYDGSLQEPTVLPSKIPNLLVNGSAGIAVGMATNIPPHNLGEVIDGCVLLIDNPEASLEEIMTKIKGPDFPTGAKIMGRDGIIKAYSTGRGSIKMRSCATIEPMNKGKHRIVVTEIPYQVNKARVIESIADLSRNKEIDGITALRDESDRKGMRIVVELRADVNPDIVLNKLYKHTQLQETFGVIMLALVDGHPRVLTLKQILNYYLDHQKDVITRRSKFELDKALARAHILEGLLIALDHIDEVIKTIRESATDDAAKQSLMSKFNLSEKQALAILDMRLRRLTGLEREKIEEEYAELEKRIAYLRSVLADEHKVMEIVKTELLDAKKKFGDERRTQIVADSSDFSIEDMIPNERMVLTLTRRGYMKRINANVYHTQNKGGRGIKGMGTKDEDAVNHLLYTSAWNTVLFFTNFGRVYRLKAYEIPEANSRNSKGIAAINILPLSNGEKVNALIDLDQVDPSMNLFMVTEKGLVKKTLLQEFKNVRRNGLIAISLMEGDHLAKVRLTNGDQTIILATKLGMAICFNENDVRPMGRNTRGVRGITLAEGDMVIGADVLEPDCQVLTVSEEGFGKRNNIDAYKVQLRGGKGIKNFKITPKTGDIVGVEVVHEGQELMLITSNGIVIRTDIESIGIKKGRNTSGVKIQKLEGDDKVAALDTIAIEGNDEDEKEQTKLFK from the coding sequence GTGGACGAACAACAAGTAGATAAAATTGTGCCGGTTTGTCTGGAAAGTGAAATGCAGACGTCGTACATCGACTATGCCATGAGTGTCATCATCACTCGTGCCCTGCCAGATGTACGCGATGGGCTGAAGCCGGTTCACCGGCGTATTCTCTATGCTATGCACGAAGCAGGCATGACGCCGAACAAGCCCTATAAAAAATCGGCTCGTATTGTCGGCGAAGTTTTAGGTAAGTATCACCCCCATGGTGACAGCTCCGTCTATGATGCGACCGTCCGCCTGGCTCAGGATTTCTCAACGCGCTATCCCTTGGTCGATGGCCACGGCAACTTCGGTTCTGTTGACGGCGACTCGGCCGCTGCCATGCGTTATACCGAAGTCCGTATGGCTAAGATTACCGGCGAAATGCTGGAAGATATCGACAAGGAAACGGTCGATTTCATGCCCAACTACGATGGCTCCCTGCAGGAACCGACGGTCCTGCCGTCGAAGATCCCGAACCTCCTGGTCAACGGTTCGGCTGGGATTGCTGTCGGCATGGCCACAAACATTCCGCCTCATAATTTAGGCGAAGTCATCGACGGCTGCGTCCTGCTCATCGACAACCCCGAAGCCAGCCTGGAAGAAATCATGACTAAAATCAAAGGGCCTGATTTCCCGACGGGCGCTAAGATCATGGGCCGCGACGGCATCATCAAAGCCTATTCGACCGGCCGGGGCAGCATCAAGATGCGGTCCTGTGCGACTATCGAACCGATGAACAAGGGGAAACACCGCATTGTCGTGACGGAAATCCCGTATCAGGTCAATAAAGCGCGCGTCATCGAGTCCATTGCCGACTTGTCCCGCAATAAGGAAATCGACGGCATTACGGCCCTGCGCGATGAATCGGACCGCAAGGGCATGCGCATCGTCGTCGAACTGCGGGCCGATGTCAACCCGGATATCGTCCTGAACAAGCTGTACAAGCACACGCAGCTCCAGGAAACGTTCGGCGTCATCATGCTGGCCCTCGTCGACGGCCATCCGCGCGTCTTGACGCTCAAACAGATTCTGAACTACTATCTTGATCATCAGAAAGACGTCATCACCCGCCGTAGCAAGTTCGAGCTCGATAAAGCCCTGGCACGGGCTCATATCTTGGAAGGCCTGCTCATTGCCCTGGACCACATCGACGAAGTCATCAAGACGATCCGCGAATCGGCTACGGACGATGCGGCAAAACAGTCTTTGATGAGCAAGTTCAATCTCAGCGAAAAACAGGCCCTGGCTATCCTCGACATGCGTCTGCGCCGTCTGACCGGCTTAGAACGCGAAAAGATCGAAGAAGAATATGCGGAACTGGAAAAACGCATTGCCTACTTGCGCAGCGTCCTGGCTGATGAACACAAAGTCATGGAAATCGTAAAGACGGAACTCCTCGATGCCAAGAAGAAATTCGGTGATGAACGGCGTACACAGATCGTAGCCGATTCGTCGGATTTCTCCATCGAAGATATGATCCCCAATGAACGCATGGTCCTCACGCTGACCCGTCGGGGTTACATGAAGCGCATCAACGCCAATGTATACCATACACAGAACAAAGGCGGCCGCGGCATCAAGGGCATGGGTACGAAAGATGAAGATGCTGTAAACCATCTGCTCTATACATCGGCATGGAATACGGTCCTGTTCTTCACCAACTTCGGGCGCGTCTATCGCTTGAAGGCCTATGAAATCCCGGAAGCCAACAGCCGTAATTCCAAGGGTATTGCCGCCATCAACATCCTGCCCTTGTCCAATGGTGAAAAAGTCAACGCCCTCATCGACCTCGATCAGGTCGACCCGTCGATGAACCTGTTCATGGTTACAGAAAAAGGCCTGGTCAAGAAGACGCTCCTCCAGGAATTTAAGAACGTCCGCCGCAATGGCCTCATCGCCATTTCCCTCATGGAAGGGGACCACTTGGCCAAGGTACGCCTGACCAACGGCGACCAGACGATTATCTTGGCGACTAAATTGGGCATGGCTATCTGCTTCAATGAAAATGACGTCCGTCCCATGGGCCGGAATACCCGCGGCGTCCGCGGCATTACCCTGGCCGAAGGCGATATGGTCATCGGTGCTGACGTCCTTGAACCGGACTGCCAGGTCCTGACCGTCAGTGAAGAAGGCTTCGGCAAGCGCAACAATATCGATGCCTATAAAGTCCAGCTCCGCGGCGGTAAAGGCATCAAGAACTTCAAGATTACGCCGAAGACTGGCGACATCGTTGGCGTCGAAGTTGTCCATGAAGGACAGGAACTGATGCTCATCACATCGAATGGTATCGTCATCCGCACGGACATCGAAAGCATCGGCATCAAGAAAGGCCGCAATACATCAGGCGTCAAGATTCAGAAACTGGAAGGCGACGATAAAGTAGCGGCACTCGATACCATTGCTATCGAAGGCAACGATGAAGACGAAAAAGAACAGACGAAATTGTTTAAATAA